The region GGTTGAATGGTGGTTCCACTAACCACAGTAGAGATGATAGGAGGAGGAATAGATTCGGGCAGAAAGGAATGCTGAAAAGATTTAAGGTTTGTTTTCCATGTATGTGTGTAAAAATGTGGTAATAAGTTGCATGAGGAGTAGGTTGGGCTTGGCTAGAGGGTTGGAGGAACCAAATGATACAGTTGGATAGGACCTTGTAGTCAATCCAAAAATCAGGTTTTCCCAGGAAGGCCACCAGCCTTGGTGGGTACTTGAATTGTTCAGCAGGGCTAGGATCTAATACTGAGACTTGGCAGAGGGCAGGCAGGAGCAGAATGGGAACACTTGTGGCCCTGGTGGTGTTGAGGCTCCAGCAGAGGTCTGGTGTTAAGGGCCCATCAAGGGGACTGGTGACATCCCATCAATCTCAGCCCTCTCTCCCCAGAGTTGTGTGGGACCCCAGGGTATCTGGCACCAGAGATCCTTAAGTGCTCCATGGATGAAACCCACCCAGGCTACGGCAAGGAGGTCGATCTGTGAGTTTCCGGTCCCCCCGTCCCCTTTGTGTAATGTCCTTCAACACATTTGCCCATCACCTAGTCCTTCTGACCCTGATCTCTTTCCCAGCTGGGCCTGTGGGGTGATCTTGTTCACACTCCTGGCTGGCTCACCACCATTTTGGCACCGACGCCAGATCCTGATGTTACGCATGATCACGGAGGGCCAGTACCAGTTCAGTTCACCCGAGTGGGATGACCGTTCCGACACTGTGAAGGACCTGGTGAGCTGGGGCTGTGAGAGGGCTAGGAGGGAGGCCCCAGAGCTGCCCTTCATGCTCTGGGGTTTCCCCTAGATCTCAAGGCTGCTGCAGGTAGATCCTGAGAAGCGCCTGACCGCGGAGCAAGCCCTCCAGCACCCATTCTTTGAGCGCTGTCAAGGCAGCCAACCGTGGAACCTCAGCCCCCGCCAGCGGTTCCGGGTAAGCCTGAGAGTGTCAGGGTCTGGACCTGCTCCTCTGTCCCACGATTCTTCGTGGTGGGTGCTGCAGCCGCGCTCACACGATTCCCCTTCCCAGGTGGCAGTGTGGACAGTGCTGGCTGCTGGACGAGTGGCCTTAAGCATGCACCGAGTACGGCCGCTGACCAAGAGTGCACTGTTGAGGGACCCTTATGCACTGCGGCCAGTGCGCCGCCTCATCGACAGCTGTGCCTTCCGGCTCTACGGACACTGGGTGAAGAAGGGCGAGCAGCAGAACCGGGCGGCCCTCTTCCAGCACCGGCCCCCTGGGCCTTTGCCCATGATGGGCCCTGAAGAGGAGGGGGACTCAGCTACTATCGCTGAGGACGAgaccgtgctggtgctgggctaGCACTTCAGCCCTGAGGAATCCCAAGAAGCAGAACCCTCCAGGAGGAGGATTTTTATCATTCCAGCCGCTCTGGGCTCTGACCTTGGGCCTCCATGCCTGGCCAGGCCCAGCATGGATCACAGTATCATAGAGACCAGCCCTGTACACCGTCCCCGGCTGGCCAGGGCTTTGAGATCAGAGCTGAGGTGGGAGAGAGCCACCCAGAGTGCCACACCTGGCCTTGTCAGTGCTGCCTGTGCCACGTCCGCAATAAAATCTGCTGCACACCAGGGAAGGCCAGTGCCCTGTATCTGGTGTCTGCCTTCAGCAGGGAAGCCCAGAAGGTGCTCTGGAGTTGGGGGGTAGGGGGTGCTGCTCTGGCCCAGGCCTTTATTGGGGAAAACGCTGGGGGTCACTTGGTCTTGTTCTTGCCTTTGCCTGGAGGGAGCTGGAGGGGCCGCTCGAGTGCGGTCAGCTTGCTGCTGAGCTTTTCCTCACTGGCCCTGAGCTTCTCCTCTATCAGTTGTTGGAGCTGCTCCAGCTCCTTGTTCATCTGGGTCTTGATGTAGGCTCGGAGGACGGAGACCTGGCCTgcaggggcagggaagagggggcGGGTCAGGAGAGATGCTGTCTGGGGCTGAGGGATTGCCCCCAGTGGGGCAAACACAACCACCAGGGTGCCCCCGGGGGCCACATGGGTGGCCGTATTGCTTCAGGAAATGTCAGCCAGCCCTTGTGtgggagagagatggacagaGTGACTAGGCTGGACTCTGGGTTGCTACTTAGTAGGTGGGTGACCTTAGGCAGGTGATTTCACCTTCccaggcctcagcttcctcctatAAAAGATGTGGATAGTGATAGCACCTAGCAGCGAGgattgagaggattaaatgggtTAAGAGATTTTAAATGCTTAACACAGggcctgcctggcacacagtattgCCAAACGTGCTGGCTAGTCATTGATTTTATAATCCTTTTCTGGAGCTCCTGTCTCACCCCCAGCAGTTGGGCTTTTATCCGTTTCCATCTTGGACTTCTGCATCAGAAATCATTTGGAGAAAGGACACCATGACCAAAACAAAAGGTCTGCAGCCCTGATGTGATCTAAACCCTTCATTTTaaacctgcccaaagtcacaggggACCCTAACCCCTCCAGGTCCTCACTTGGCTCTTGTTCTGGCTGGACCACCGTTTCAGGTTCCTCCTGTGGGGTGACTGCCTGCTTCTCCACCTCTTCACCCTCTTCTTTCTCTGCAAGCCACAAGCAAGAAGATGGCTTCAGCCCTGGCCCCAGTCCCAGTGTAGTCCAGCCCTAGCCCCACCATTCTTCCTAACCTGTCTCTTCCTCTGGCCAGAGCTTGGGTGGCTGTAGCCCCGTGTAGGTCAAAGATATGTCCAGCCGcacctggggagagggaggaagagggcatcTGAGAGGACATCTGCactgaggggaagggggagatgAGGGGTGGCTTCTTGCAGCCCATGGCCCAGTACCTGCGGTGTGAAGACATATTTGTAGAGCTTGAAGTGGCGGAAGTAGGTGTTGACCACATAATCCGCCAGGGCCAGCAGCTGTTCCTCCTTAAAAAGGTTGATACTGAAGGGGGGTCGCTGTGGGGATGACTGGGAATTAGAGGACTGACCACCACCTGAAGCCCTCACTTTTCCTCCAAGTGCCCAGCAATCCAGGAGCGGGAAGAGCCCACTGTGGCCTTCAGAGGAGATGAGGGTGATGAGTGTGAGAGAGGGCGGGAGACTGGGCTAGACCTTATCTGGGGAAGAGTGAAGATCCTATTCCAGGGGAACTGACCCTGACTCCATGGCAAAAAAGAACACTGGTGAAGTAGCGGTAACATTCCTCCATGTTGCCCAAGGGGGTTGCTGGGAGGGAAAGCAAGATGTGACAGTGAGTCCCCTGTCTGATAATCGTTCATTTTATTCACTCAACAGCTTCTTACTGAGCATGAGCTTTAGATGTAGACAGATGTAGGTAACAAATACAGAGTACCCATGAGGCAATGTTCTAGGCACTGAACAAGACAAGGTCCTGCCCtgaagcttatattctagtggaaGTGATATATAATAAACcaagaaatacataattttagCTCTTGTTAAATATCCTGTAGGCAATCAGTTCCAGGAACAAAGCAGGAGCTATTTTATTGAGCACtgtgcatatatttatatatattacatataatatttcTCAGAACAGTTTGATGACAGCACTATATCCCCTTGttatagataaggaaatagaGCATTTCAAAGGTGAAATAACTTGTGCATGATAGTATTGCTAGTAGTAACAGAACAAAGATTTCAAGTGGTAATCATACTTTTACTTCCCCTGGTCACTTGTgccagcctcctcctctcccctggaCTCAAACCCTCGGGTTGCCTCCTCCTCTTACCAATACAGGCCTTGTGAAGATCTTGGAGCAGGGCACAAGCTGTTGATGTCTGCTCCAGTGAGAAGCCCTGCTGGCGGCAGAAGATGAGTACATGGGAGAAGAGATCCAGTGTGATAGCATCCCGCAGGCTCTGCTCAGGACAGGTCAGCCCCAACAGCTCGGCCAGCACCcttggaagagagagaggaaggaatgaGTGACAACAGAAGCTTCCCTTCACCACCCCACACTAGTGCACAACTTGCTTTGGAGCCAGGCATTCCTCGTGCCTTCCCAGCCCACCCCTCTCAGCCTTCCCCAAGAGCTAgctctttctcccctccctgcgTCCCCCTCCCGCATACTCCCTCATCTCCTCAACGTTGGCTGTCTTCTCCAGCCTGTGCATGGAATGGATGTTCAGGTACTTCCTGTCAtaggaaaagaggggaaaaaggtGTTGGTGGCCGTTATGCATCAGTCTTATAACTGGGCTATGATGGCCAGAGCATAGGACTAGGAACCAAAAGACCTGACTTAGAGGTTTGGCCCTTCCACTAACTTGCTGTGTAGCCTTAGGCAAAtcacttccctctctgggcctcattttctccatctgtaaataaGGGGTACGGCCTCAATGATCCCTTATGCTCTTCTTCATTTATAAAGCCCGGGGTTAGGAAATGTGAGTTCTTGTCTCTGCCACTCCCTTGttctatgaccttgggcaaattcccCCCTGttagcctcagtgtccccacttACACAACGCACCACAGAGGCTGTAATAATATATTTACATCCTCAATCTTTGGCTCCATCTTTCTCACACTCTTTCTTTGGACAGGGGCAGCAGGAGACCTGGCTTATGGTCATCTTGGGTAATtgcatctctgggcctcagtctcctcatttgtaaaatggggatgcccTCACTGTTTGATAGGATTGCTGGGGAAGcactaaaagaaaatacaagtgtGGAGGTTAACTTCCCGCCAAAGCTCTTTACACTCACCATATGCAGATCCGGGGCTGGGGCAGCGGCGGCTGCAGAGAGAAATAGGATTTGGCAAGGCACAGCTGTGTTGTTCCTGGTCCCTAACTCTTGGCCCGTCGCGAATCTCTGACGGGCCTAAGAATGCACTAACTTGCCATCTCATCTTAAAGACTACGTACAAGCAATGTCGGCAGGCTAGGCTTCAGCGGTCCCTAAGTACTATTAATGAACATACTAACAAGCGAGGTAACACACCCCTGCATCTTCACCAAGGCAGCCCAGGAAGCGTCTTGAACGTTAGTAAACATAACGACGGGTGGCGCCCTGCTGGGGAGCCCCGTCATAAACATTCACGAGCGGACCACTCTGTCGCGTCCTCACCGGGCACAAGTTTGCTGCAGGATCTTCATCTGCGTCCACAGAGGCCACGGTCCCCGACTCGGTCCGCACACTCGTTCGCATCCGCATGGCCAAGTCATCCAATGAGCAGAGGTCTTTCTCGGGTTCTCGCCGCAGTTCGGAGTGCTGTTCAATCTCCGACTGCATTTTCAGCCCCTGGAGTTGGATGGACTTCTGGCGGATCATCTTGTCGCTCCTCTGTGCCGCAGGTCACCGCAGGCTCGGTCCTGCCTCGGTTCTGGGACAGCCGCTTCTCGGACAGCGACTGCCAAGGCCTGGCCCTCTGTCGACGCTTCAGCCAATCTACGCTGCAGAGAGGTCGGGTGTAGCCAATCCGCTGGAGGCGTCTCCCTCCGTCTCAACGGTGACCGTTGCTAAGGGGGCtcttggaggaggggagaaagcGTAAGGCGCTTGCCAATCAGTGAGAAGAGAATGCGCATGTGTAATAAAATGCGAGCCCCGCCCCTGTGGTTTCTTCGAATTTGCTAATCCGAGGCAGGCGCTGTCTTTAGGACTAGGGAGTGGAAGTGTGTTGTCGGTTACCATGGGAACTGTCCACTGGCCAATCACCGAGAGAAAGAGGAGTTGTTCAGAAAGAAACCAAACGGAACCCGAGAGGCGGGACAAAGGGCGACCAATAGAAACAGGAAATGGAGACGACTTCGCCACATCCGGCACTGTCTCTGGCGCCTGCGCTCTATGCTGAGAAGGCCAGTGACGTCCGGTGAAGTCCAAGATGGCGGCGTTAGGTTGAACCTGCTGCCGGTGAGGGGCCCGGGGTCGGCGGGGCGGGGTCCAGCAGGTCTGTGTAGGGGAAGCTCGGGGCCGAGGAACTCTGGCTGCTTCCACATCTCTGCTCTCTGTCTTCTGCAGGTGACGGAAGTGCCCCCTACTCCTGCCTGACGTCCCTCGGGAGACCCTGCGCCGCTCCTCGCCGCCGCGGCCATGTCTGGGCCCGGCAACAAACGCGCTGCCGGTGATGGGGGCTCCGGGCCCCCAGAGAAGAAGCTGAGCCGCGAGGAGAAGACCACAACCACACTCATAGAGCCCATTCGTCTTGGGGGCATCTCTTCCACGGTTCGTGGGCTCCTGACCCAGCCTTCACAACTTGCCAGAACTCACATCTCTGTTCTCTGTCCACATCGTCCAGAGCCTTACTGCCAGTTCCCCAAATTTAGCAAGATCCCCCTTATAGAACACTTTTGAAGGAAACCGAAGGCACGATGTCTGCCTTCcctttgcagataagaaaacaggtCCCCAGAGAGTGTGTAACTTGTCTAAGGCTTCAGAATaagaaagaagcagaaacagAATATGATCCTCCTTACAACCAAGATGGTTTCTCTGTGGGAGTGGGAGCCTCTTTAAATGCTGTTAGCAGTTAGCTGGGGATACTCCTCTCCTATCCATTCCATTTACTTTCCTCTGTCTCTGTGATTGGTTTCTTGGGCCCTGCTTGACCCTCTCCTCAGTCCCTCTGTTTCCTTGGTAGGAGGAGATGGACCTGAAGGTTCTGCAGTTCAAGAACAAAAAACTAGCAGAGCGGTTGGAACAGAGACAGGCTTGTGAGGATGAACTCCGAGAAAGAATTGAGAAGCTGGAGAAGCGGCAGGCCACAGATGATGCCACACTCCTCATTGTCAATCGCTACTGGGCCCAGGTGGATGCCCCTCTACTTTCCAAGACCTGGCCTTGATTCAGCTGCCTAGCCT is a window of Vicugna pacos chromosome 18, VicPac4, whole genome shotgun sequence DNA encoding:
- the CFAP119 gene encoding cilia- and flagella-associated protein 119; this translates as MIRQKSIQLQGLKMQSEIEQHSELRREPEKDLCSLDDLAMRMRTSVRTESGTVASVDADEDPAANLCPPPLPQPRICIWKYLNIHSMHRLEKTANVEEMREVLAELLGLTCPEQSLRDAITLDLFSHVLIFCRQQGFSLEQTSTACALLQDLHKACIATPLGNMEECYRYFTSVLFCHGVRRPPFSINLFKEEQLLALADYVVNTYFRHFKLYKYVFTPQVRLDISLTYTGLQPPKLWPEEETEKEEGEEVEKQAVTPQEEPETVVQPEQEPSQVSVLRAYIKTQMNKELEQLQQLIEEKLRASEEKLSSKLTALERPLQLPPGKGKNKTK
- the PHKG2 gene encoding phosphorylase b kinase gamma catalytic chain, liver/testis isoform, producing the protein MTLDVGPEDELPDWAAAKEFYQKYDPKDVIGRGVSSVVRRCVHRATGQEFAVKIMEVTAERLSPEQLEEVREATRRETHILRQVAGHPHIITLIDSYESSSFMFLVFDLMRKGELFDYLTEKVALSEKETRSIMRSLLEAVSFLHANHIVHRDLKPENILLDDNMQIRVSDFGFSCHLEPGEKLRELCGTPGYLAPEILKCSMDETHPGYGKEVDLWACGVILFTLLAGSPPFWHRRQILMLRMITEGQYQFSSPEWDDRSDTVKDLISRLLQVDPEKRLTAEQALQHPFFERCQGSQPWNLSPRQRFRVAVWTVLAAGRVALSMHRVRPLTKSALLRDPYALRPVRRLIDSCAFRLYGHWVKKGEQQNRAALFQHRPPGPLPMMGPEEEGDSATIAEDETVLVLG